A region from the Vibrio sp. SS-MA-C1-2 genome encodes:
- a CDS encoding LysR family transcriptional regulator has product MDLNLFKTFDLVMKTKSISETAKILDITAPAVSYALNRLREQYKDPLFIRKGKGIIPTSFSVTLHAQIETSLLTLLDSANEFESFDPQTSTRVFRISSHSDIDYFIMRDFFEYKKDNLPHVMLRAVPVELDVTARLQDLRLRKVDLIISTLRPTEPSFSSQMIMNQRCCIIARKDHPRINGNITISQFFSEKQIQWSTDEFQKVLFSSIIEQHPEAPNFVYRSDSSLSSLMMVSSTDLFSVVPEILAKEYADALNLQVIPLPFAASKISIYAVWHQSQTDEEGNKWCREMISQLTEKYR; this is encoded by the coding sequence ATGGATCTTAATTTATTTAAAACCTTCGATCTTGTGATGAAAACCAAGAGCATTAGTGAAACAGCTAAAATTCTTGATATAACCGCACCAGCGGTAAGTTATGCTTTGAATAGATTACGTGAACAGTATAAAGATCCTCTTTTCATTCGAAAAGGAAAGGGGATTATTCCTACTAGTTTTTCAGTCACGCTTCATGCACAAATTGAAACCTCTCTTTTAACGCTCCTCGATAGTGCAAATGAATTTGAGAGCTTCGATCCTCAAACATCGACCAGAGTATTTCGTATCTCAAGTCATTCCGATATTGATTACTTTATTATGCGTGATTTCTTTGAATATAAAAAAGATAACCTTCCTCATGTTATGTTACGTGCGGTTCCTGTTGAGTTAGATGTTACCGCAAGATTGCAGGATTTACGTTTAAGAAAAGTCGATTTAATCATTTCAACGTTACGACCGACTGAGCCTAGCTTCTCTAGTCAAATGATTATGAATCAACGGTGTTGTATTATCGCTAGAAAAGATCATCCAAGAATCAATGGTAATATTACGATTTCACAGTTTTTTTCAGAAAAACAGATCCAATGGTCGACGGATGAATTTCAAAAGGTTTTATTCAGCTCTATTATTGAACAACATCCTGAGGCGCCTAATTTTGTTTATCGTAGCGATAGCAGCTTAAGTAGTTTAATGATGGTGAGTTCTACTGATTTATTCTCAGTTGTTCCAGAAATATTAGCTAAAGAGTATGCTGATGCATTGAATCTTCAGGTGATTCCTCTGCCTTTTGCAGCAAGTAAGATTTCTATCTATGCAGTGTGGCATCAAAGTCAAACGGATGAAGAAGGGAATAAGTGGTGTCGAGAGATGATAAGTCAACTAACTGAGAAATATCGTTAA
- a CDS encoding VWA domain-containing protein: MSHFHFLDISLFWLLIPIIALLVWQLLIREKQSPMLKGAIAPHLLRYLIKKPKRSKGLQPLIFVTILLFLLVLIIAKPVWRIADNKQSSHSPLYIVLDQSQSMKKRDVAPDRTTKSKLLINTLINAGINRPISIIATAGSSHVLIPPTKDEALLSLYLSYLSPDVMPEDGGDLARLVKRFKLTDGAVVDNAAILLVTDGMSSGQKQLSYFAKKHHMDLNVLYLNALGKSLATELNVSGFNANSMSVNDNSLIRYYMALGNGSETGSWQDESHFMIIVLTLIVALWFRKGFTLQWVFSILLFLPLGQQAQASPLDWFVTANQQATYYMTQGNYKKASELYTSPEWKGLACYYDENYTCAIKAYKKLGTKEGLFNMATAYAQNGRYQKAKDLYQAYLTLETDDKQAIAQAKANLKALAPILLEMKQLSENQHDQHPPSQDAPPPPDDVNDISKGAKRKSFGLLPKSKLSANQILSSDKATNKWLRDISKDPKEFVRKKFLAEYNRENNES, encoded by the coding sequence ATGAGTCATTTTCATTTTTTAGATATCTCGTTATTTTGGTTATTAATCCCAATTATTGCGCTCCTTGTTTGGCAATTATTAATCCGAGAGAAACAGTCTCCTATGTTAAAGGGGGCAATTGCACCCCACTTATTACGTTATTTAATAAAAAAGCCGAAAAGAAGTAAAGGATTGCAGCCGCTGATTTTTGTCACCATTTTGTTGTTTCTTTTAGTGCTGATTATTGCAAAACCCGTGTGGCGAATTGCTGATAATAAACAGAGCAGTCATTCACCGCTTTATATTGTGTTAGATCAATCGCAGTCGATGAAAAAGAGAGATGTTGCACCCGATCGAACGACAAAAAGTAAATTGCTAATCAATACCTTAATTAATGCTGGAATTAATCGACCAATCTCAATTATTGCGACGGCGGGTTCATCTCATGTACTGATCCCTCCAACAAAAGATGAGGCATTACTTTCATTATATTTAAGTTATCTATCTCCGGATGTTATGCCCGAGGATGGCGGCGATCTAGCGCGTTTAGTGAAGCGATTTAAATTGACTGATGGCGCTGTTGTCGATAATGCCGCGATCTTGTTAGTGACGGATGGAATGAGTTCAGGGCAAAAGCAGTTAAGCTATTTTGCAAAAAAACATCATATGGATCTCAATGTGTTATACCTAAATGCATTGGGTAAAAGTTTAGCCACTGAACTCAATGTTTCAGGATTTAATGCCAACTCAATGAGCGTCAATGATAATTCACTCATTCGTTACTATATGGCACTTGGCAATGGTTCTGAAACGGGCAGTTGGCAAGATGAGTCTCATTTCATGATCATTGTGTTAACTCTGATTGTTGCTTTGTGGTTCCGTAAAGGATTCACGTTACAGTGGGTTTTCTCAATTCTGTTATTTTTACCTTTAGGCCAACAGGCACAAGCTAGCCCATTGGATTGGTTTGTTACGGCGAATCAACAAGCGACGTATTATATGACCCAAGGGAATTATAAAAAGGCCAGTGAGTTGTATACCTCGCCAGAGTGGAAAGGGTTGGCTTGTTACTATGATGAGAACTACACATGTGCCATTAAAGCGTATAAAAAGTTGGGGACCAAAGAGGGGCTTTTTAACATGGCAACGGCGTATGCACAAAATGGCCGTTATCAAAAAGCCAAAGATCTCTATCAAGCCTATTTGACGTTAGAGACTGATGATAAACAAGCGATCGCGCAAGCAAAGGCAAATTTAAAAGCCCTAGCACCTATTTTATTAGAGATGAAGCAGTTAAGCGAAAATCAGCATGATCAACATCCACCGTCACAAGATGCACCACCGCCGCCGGATGATGTTAATGATATCTCTAAAGGCGCAAAGAGAAAGTCATTCGGTCTACTGCCAAAATCGAAGCTGAGTGCTAACCAAATATTAAGCAGTGATAAAGCAACCAATAAATGGTTACGTGATATTAGTAAAGATCCTAAAGAGTTTGTTCGTAAAAAGTTTTTGGCTGAATATAATCGGGAGAATAACGAATCATGA
- a CDS encoding VWA domain-containing protein yields MTFLSPWWLLLIFLAPLIYFFAPSYKRQEVSVFAPFFNKVVDETSKEASEQSTVPKRQKIQTWSLIMTWLLLVICTAQPVILGKPIVEKSQARDLMVALDLSQSMDKVDFTAPNHRKISRWHALQNIVQSFGEKRKGDRLGLIVFGSGAYLQAPFINSTSTWVQIVKNLSTGVAGPATTIGDAIGLSIKAFDGSNSKDKMLILVTDGNDTMSRLPPVEAAKVAKSKGIKIYTIAIGDPKTEDPNTKVDVTALKKVAQMTGGKSYLALDRNSLADVFKQIDKIEPSNFSSISHQPYQFLYPHILLALLLYYLLMWVGLITLQYKRRRA; encoded by the coding sequence ATGACATTTTTATCGCCTTGGTGGTTACTACTGATCTTTTTAGCGCCATTAATCTATTTTTTTGCTCCTTCTTATAAGCGTCAGGAAGTGTCTGTGTTTGCGCCATTTTTTAATAAAGTGGTCGATGAAACCAGTAAAGAAGCGTCTGAGCAGAGTACGGTGCCAAAACGTCAAAAAATTCAAACCTGGTCCCTAATTATGACTTGGCTATTATTAGTGATTTGTACCGCACAACCCGTGATATTAGGGAAACCTATTGTTGAAAAAAGTCAGGCAAGAGACTTAATGGTGGCGTTAGATTTGTCACAATCTATGGATAAAGTCGATTTTACGGCACCGAATCATCGCAAAATCTCTCGCTGGCATGCATTACAAAATATTGTGCAATCCTTTGGTGAGAAGCGTAAAGGTGATCGTTTAGGCTTAATCGTTTTTGGAAGTGGCGCCTATCTTCAAGCCCCTTTTATTAACTCGACCTCAACTTGGGTACAAATCGTGAAGAACTTATCAACAGGTGTAGCAGGGCCAGCAACGACGATTGGTGATGCTATCGGTTTGAGTATTAAAGCCTTTGATGGTTCAAACTCCAAAGATAAGATGTTGATATTGGTGACAGATGGTAATGATACTATGAGCCGTCTTCCTCCTGTAGAAGCGGCAAAAGTGGCTAAATCGAAAGGAATAAAAATTTATACCATTGCGATTGGTGATCCAAAAACTGAAGATCCAAATACAAAAGTAGATGTCACGGCATTAAAGAAGGTCGCTCAAATGACGGGGGGTAAAAGTTATCTAGCCTTGGATAGAAATTCACTTGCAGATGTTTTTAAACAGATAGATAAGATTGAACCAAGTAACTTTAGTTCGATTTCTCATCAACCTTATCAATTTTTGTACCCACACATTCTATTGGCACTATTACTCTATTACTTATTGATGTGGGTTGGGTTAATTACGCTTCAATACAAAAGAAGGCGCGCGTAA
- the metC gene encoding cystathionine beta-lyase, with product MSSKNIETQLVSAGRGKKFTAGSVNPVIQRASSIVFDSVKTKKEAAKNRAHGELFYGRRGTLTHFALQEAMTELEGGAGCALYPCGAAAISNAILSFVKTGDHLLMTGGAYEPTQEFCNIILNDMGVSTTYYDPLIGTEIANLVQPNTKVLFLESPSSITMEIQDIPSIVKAVRAVAPEIIIMLDSTWTAGILFPTFEHDIDISIQAGTKYIIGHSDAMLGTAVSNDRCWDQLRERSYLMGQMCDADTAYVASRGLRTMGVRLKQHQESSINIANWLSARPEVERVNHPALPESKGHEFYQRDFKGCNGLFSFILKEKLTAQQLEDFLDNFEHFSMAYSWGGFESLILASQPEEVKSMRPAGGVDFTGTLIRIHVGLENCDDLIEDLAAGFERISH from the coding sequence ATGTCATCTAAAAATATCGAAACCCAACTTGTCAGTGCCGGACGTGGCAAAAAATTCACCGCAGGTTCTGTTAACCCTGTTATTCAACGCGCTTCATCTATCGTTTTTGATTCGGTTAAAACCAAAAAAGAAGCTGCAAAAAATCGTGCCCATGGTGAACTTTTTTATGGCCGCCGCGGAACGTTAACTCACTTTGCTCTCCAAGAAGCGATGACAGAACTTGAAGGTGGCGCGGGTTGTGCTCTATATCCTTGTGGTGCTGCGGCCATCTCCAATGCCATTCTCTCTTTCGTCAAAACCGGTGACCATCTATTAATGACTGGTGGCGCGTACGAACCTACCCAAGAGTTTTGTAATATCATCCTTAACGATATGGGTGTTTCCACCACCTATTATGATCCATTAATCGGTACTGAAATTGCCAATCTGGTACAGCCGAATACCAAGGTACTATTTTTAGAATCGCCAAGCTCAATCACCATGGAGATTCAAGATATTCCGTCGATAGTTAAGGCCGTCCGTGCCGTTGCGCCTGAAATTATCATTATGTTAGACAGCACATGGACAGCGGGCATTTTATTCCCAACCTTTGAACATGATATCGATATCTCTATTCAAGCAGGGACAAAATACATTATTGGCCACTCTGATGCGATGTTAGGCACTGCAGTTTCCAATGATCGTTGTTGGGATCAACTCCGTGAACGCTCTTACTTAATGGGTCAAATGTGTGATGCCGACACCGCATATGTTGCCTCTCGTGGTTTACGTACCATGGGCGTTCGTTTAAAACAGCATCAAGAATCGAGTATTAACATTGCCAACTGGTTATCTGCTCGCCCTGAAGTTGAACGCGTCAATCACCCTGCTCTTCCAGAATCGAAAGGGCATGAGTTTTATCAGCGTGACTTTAAAGGCTGTAACGGTCTATTCTCCTTTATATTAAAAGAGAAATTAACCGCTCAACAATTAGAGGATTTCTTAGATAATTTTGAACACTTTAGTATGGCTTACTCTTGGGGTGGATTTGAATCGTTAATCTTAGCCAGCCAACCTGAAGAGGTAAAAAGTATGCGGCCTGCTGGTGGCGTTGACTTTACAGGAACTTTAATCCGCATTCATGTTGGTTTAGAAAACTGTGACGACTTAATTGAAGATTTGGCTGCCGGATTTGAGCGCATCAGTCACTAA
- a CDS encoding BatD family protein, whose amino-acid sequence MKLFSSFRLTFKLNIKVTLLCLIFSSTVFARNGLDLTVEQRDFAPNEQITLSFEAYTDSYFVDSPRVHMPMINHALVKQEDPQTHSGFKIIEGKKFTVQRWKTQIYPSQDGIYTLPEIPVTLTIAGKAGKSVKVALTTKPLALLVKTPKAMIGNKDFITSQRVNISDQWQEDSKKVQKSQSTQGHSNNGNSNANVNLDLGQKAGLNQNRVLLNKKYHQGELITRDITITADNTSILTLPDFTPKSQKGIAVILSEPVVSSHYHRGNHYASITQRITYSIEKSGRYHLGGETVSWWNPVIKEKHTWQAKKVELNAGELTISTLLMDYYC is encoded by the coding sequence ATGAAACTGTTTTCTTCTTTCAGATTAACGTTTAAGTTAAATATAAAGGTCACCTTATTGTGTCTGATCTTTTCATCCACTGTTTTTGCTCGCAATGGGCTTGATTTAACAGTTGAGCAGAGAGATTTTGCACCCAATGAACAGATAACGCTCTCTTTTGAGGCGTATACCGACAGCTATTTTGTTGATAGCCCGAGAGTTCATATGCCAATGATTAATCACGCATTGGTTAAGCAAGAGGATCCTCAAACCCATTCAGGTTTTAAGATTATAGAAGGAAAGAAATTTACTGTTCAACGATGGAAAACTCAAATTTATCCATCACAAGATGGCATTTATACCTTACCTGAGATTCCGGTCACTCTAACGATTGCTGGGAAAGCAGGTAAGAGCGTTAAAGTGGCGCTGACAACTAAACCATTGGCACTGCTGGTTAAGACACCTAAAGCAATGATAGGCAATAAAGATTTTATTACTTCTCAGCGGGTGAATATTAGCGATCAATGGCAAGAGGACAGTAAAAAAGTACAAAAAAGCCAGAGTACACAAGGTCATTCTAATAACGGCAATTCGAATGCCAACGTAAATTTAGATTTAGGACAAAAAGCAGGGTTAAACCAGAATAGAGTATTACTTAATAAAAAGTACCATCAAGGTGAGCTGATTACTCGAGATATTACGATTACTGCTGATAATACGTCTATTCTAACTTTACCTGATTTTACACCGAAATCTCAAAAAGGCATTGCGGTTATTTTAAGCGAACCCGTTGTGAGTTCTCATTATCATCGAGGGAATCATTACGCTTCAATCACTCAGAGGATAACCTATAGTATTGAGAAGAGTGGCCGTTATCATTTAGGTGGAGAAACTGTGAGCTGGTGGAATCCGGTTATCAAAGAAAAGCATACTTGGCAGGCGAAAAAAGTTGAACTTAACGCGGGGGAATTAACTATCTCTACCTTGCTTATGGACTATTATTGTTAG
- a CDS encoding DUF58 domain-containing protein, whose product MSDHRVCLDYSRLSYLEQCSRFLSLNVKFRPSGLFSGQHRSLLRGTGLSFEELKPYQQGDSVKNIDWKCSQRSQKLISKVYTQETDRPAIILCDQRVELFFGSEQYMKSVIAAELAIMMGYLFKAQGDRVGGGVLATDSNAFFPSTRASSSFNAWLSELVKSNQSLSSSALGVDKKTGSRTKDHLKLIDDAIQTLGMSGTFVFVTDGLNLSDELLAKLKQNAHRHNIILFLINDPLELDYQQAVGLAITDGQKQVMLDENRDDLILYRQAIDKRLADIKKELNFSAFPVIEFNTTESSYLQLSKLLGGAYA is encoded by the coding sequence ATGAGTGATCACAGAGTTTGTCTCGACTATTCTCGTTTATCTTATTTAGAACAGTGTTCACGCTTTCTGTCTCTGAATGTCAAGTTTCGTCCTAGTGGGTTATTTTCAGGCCAACATCGCTCTCTTTTACGAGGGACGGGATTAAGCTTTGAAGAGTTAAAACCTTATCAACAAGGGGATTCGGTAAAGAATATCGATTGGAAATGTTCTCAACGAAGTCAAAAATTAATCTCCAAAGTCTATACCCAAGAGACAGATCGTCCTGCAATCATCCTTTGTGATCAACGAGTTGAGCTTTTTTTTGGTAGTGAGCAATATATGAAGTCGGTGATTGCAGCTGAGTTAGCGATCATGATGGGGTATCTTTTTAAAGCGCAGGGTGATCGTGTGGGTGGCGGTGTCCTTGCAACGGATTCAAATGCCTTTTTTCCATCAACTCGCGCTTCAAGTAGCTTTAACGCTTGGTTATCTGAACTCGTTAAATCAAATCAAAGCTTATCAAGTAGTGCTCTCGGTGTTGACAAAAAAACGGGAAGTCGCACAAAGGATCATCTTAAGTTAATCGATGATGCCATTCAAACGTTAGGAATGAGTGGTACGTTTGTTTTTGTGACGGATGGCTTAAATCTGAGTGATGAGTTGTTAGCGAAATTAAAACAGAATGCGCATCGTCATAATATTATTCTCTTTTTGATTAATGATCCCTTAGAGCTTGATTATCAACAAGCGGTTGGTCTGGCGATTACTGATGGTCAAAAACAGGTGATGCTTGATGAAAATAGAGATGATTTGATTTTATATCGTCAAGCGATTGATAAGCGTCTCGCTGATATTAAAAAAGAGCTAAATTTTAGTGCATTTCCTGTGATTGAATTTAATACAACAGAATCGTCATATTTGCAGTTATCTAAACTGTTGGGCGGTGCATATGCTTAA
- a CDS encoding arylsulfatase translates to MNLFSKKTFKKKLLTSALLATATVASVGAHAATEAPTAKPNILVMWGDDIGTWNISFWNRGLMGYKTPNIDKIANQGVAFTDYYGEQSCTAGRSAFITGQDGLRTGMTKVGLPGAPAGIADDDLTIAEALHKMGYMTGQFGKNHLGDKDKDLPTNHGFDEFYGFLYHLNAMEEPEHDWYPKDPKFLEKYGPRGVIHATADGEIKDTGPLTIKRMETIDADITARTMKFMDKAIAAKKPFFVWWNSSKMHFKTHIDPKDRGISGQGFYNDAMVAHDRDVGTLLNYLDDKGIADNTIVMYGTDNGPHFNAWPDGATTPFRSEKETNWEGAYRVPAFVRWPAGHWSGGRVLNGMVSGLDFLPTLVAAAGDPNIKQELLKGGYKANNKEFKIHLDGYNMNDYFAGRVDKTPRKSVFEYNADAQIVAVRYSQDNYVGGGKGTTDWKVVYGEQRAKTMALWAEPFTWLRLPKIFNLRTDPFERADHNSNNYWSWELDNVFVFYKANELVKEHLMTYKEYPPSQRPGSFTMSGASEMVYKNFGMGPGGSKVDAK, encoded by the coding sequence ATGAACTTATTCAGTAAAAAAACATTTAAGAAAAAACTGTTAACGTCTGCTTTATTAGCAACGGCGACAGTGGCTTCTGTTGGTGCTCACGCAGCAACTGAAGCGCCAACGGCTAAGCCAAACATTCTTGTAATGTGGGGTGATGATATCGGTACTTGGAACATTAGTTTCTGGAACCGTGGTCTAATGGGTTATAAAACACCTAATATCGATAAAATCGCTAACCAAGGTGTAGCATTTACCGATTATTACGGTGAGCAATCTTGTACTGCAGGTCGTAGTGCATTCATTACTGGACAGGATGGTCTTCGTACAGGTATGACTAAAGTTGGTCTGCCAGGTGCTCCAGCAGGTATTGCTGATGATGATTTAACAATCGCAGAAGCTTTACACAAGATGGGTTACATGACAGGCCAATTTGGCAAAAACCACCTTGGTGATAAAGATAAAGATCTACCAACGAACCACGGGTTTGATGAATTTTACGGATTCCTATACCACTTAAATGCGATGGAAGAGCCTGAGCATGATTGGTATCCAAAAGATCCTAAGTTCCTTGAGAAGTATGGACCGCGCGGTGTTATTCATGCAACAGCTGATGGTGAGATCAAAGATACTGGACCATTAACTATCAAGCGCATGGAAACTATTGATGCAGATATTACTGCTCGCACAATGAAGTTTATGGATAAGGCAATTGCTGCTAAGAAACCATTCTTCGTGTGGTGGAACTCATCTAAGATGCACTTTAAAACTCACATCGATCCAAAAGACAGAGGCATCTCTGGTCAAGGGTTCTATAATGATGCAATGGTCGCTCATGATAGAGATGTTGGTACGCTTCTTAATTATTTAGATGATAAAGGTATTGCTGATAACACTATCGTAATGTACGGGACGGATAACGGTCCTCATTTCAATGCATGGCCTGATGGTGCAACAACACCATTCCGTTCAGAGAAAGAGACAAACTGGGAAGGCGCATACCGTGTACCTGCATTCGTAAGATGGCCTGCTGGTCACTGGAGTGGTGGTCGTGTTCTAAATGGCATGGTTTCTGGTCTTGATTTCCTACCTACTTTAGTTGCTGCTGCGGGTGATCCAAACATCAAGCAAGAGCTGTTAAAAGGCGGATATAAAGCAAATAACAAAGAGTTCAAGATCCATTTAGATGGTTATAACATGAACGATTACTTTGCTGGCCGTGTAGATAAGACACCTCGTAAATCAGTGTTCGAATATAACGCCGATGCACAAATCGTCGCAGTTCGTTACTCTCAAGATAACTACGTTGGTGGCGGTAAAGGTACAACAGATTGGAAAGTGGTTTATGGTGAACAACGTGCTAAAACAATGGCACTTTGGGCTGAACCGTTCACATGGTTACGTCTACCTAAGATCTTTAACTTAAGAACTGACCCGTTCGAAAGAGCAGACCATAACTCTAATAACTATTGGAGCTGGGAACTTGATAACGTATTTGTTTTCTATAAAGCGAACGAATTAGTTAAAGAACACCTAATGACTTATAAAGAGTACCCACCTTCACAGCGTCCTGGCTCATTCACTATGAGTGGCGCAAGTGAAATGGTTTATAAGAACTTCGGTATGGGCCCTGGTGGTTCTAAAGTTGACGCTAAATAA
- a CDS encoding MoxR family ATPase, translated as MLNDIGNHTALQSLKNSLEGEVIGQEHVVNALLIALLADTHILLEGLPGTAKTRSVRSLASSIDVELNRVQFTPDLMPTDVIGYESISEGSTLSFVQGPVFTNILLADEINRAPPKVQSALLEAMEERQVTVSGKMYPLPDIFMVLATQNPVEQEGTYPLPEAQLDRFLMKVSVDYPDRDQELKVLRLVKGEQITKKILEKVSPEFIKNAREEVKTLYTSESIEQYIVDLIIATRTPALVIDDHQNLSKSISFGASPRATLALDKAARAHAYIEGRDFVSPEDVKAVLHQVLGHRIKLSFDALSRGLTVKDIIDEINQKVLLG; from the coding sequence ATGTTGAACGATATTGGTAATCATACTGCATTACAATCTTTAAAAAATAGTTTAGAAGGCGAAGTGATAGGTCAGGAGCATGTTGTTAATGCACTGCTTATTGCGCTACTTGCTGACACTCATATTTTATTAGAAGGCCTTCCTGGTACGGCTAAAACACGCTCTGTTCGTTCATTAGCAAGCAGCATAGATGTTGAACTTAATCGTGTTCAGTTTACCCCAGATTTGATGCCCACCGATGTGATTGGCTATGAGTCTATTTCTGAAGGCTCGACACTTTCATTTGTTCAAGGCCCTGTTTTCACCAATATTCTTCTTGCCGATGAAATTAACCGTGCGCCACCAAAAGTGCAATCTGCATTATTAGAAGCGATGGAAGAACGCCAAGTCACGGTGAGCGGTAAAATGTACCCTTTGCCCGATATCTTTATGGTGCTTGCTACTCAGAACCCGGTTGAGCAAGAAGGCACTTATCCTTTACCTGAAGCTCAGTTAGATCGCTTTTTAATGAAAGTGTCTGTTGATTATCCAGATCGTGACCAAGAGTTAAAAGTTTTACGGTTAGTAAAAGGCGAGCAGATCACTAAAAAGATTCTAGAAAAGGTCTCCCCTGAATTTATTAAAAATGCCCGTGAAGAGGTGAAAACTCTTTATACCTCAGAATCTATAGAGCAGTATATTGTTGATCTAATTATCGCGACACGAACCCCAGCACTGGTTATTGATGACCACCAAAACCTATCAAAATCTATCTCATTTGGTGCAAGCCCACGTGCAACCTTAGCGTTAGATAAAGCTGCACGTGCTCATGCTTATATTGAAGGTCGTGATTTTGTCAGCCCAGAAGATGTTAAGGCGGTACTTCATCAAGTGTTAGGTCATCGCATAAAATTAAGTTTTGATGCTTTATCTCGAGGACTTACGGTTAAAGATATTATTGATGAAATTAACCAAAAAGTCTTATTAGGTTAA
- a CDS encoding DUF4381 domain-containing protein — protein MLTVDENLAIKSLMRILKKAAILVYPYDFPNGLYHHQWFDFLDSKVDQPLFSEQIRDYLIKVDYRPNEHFNSNLNHLAIAAAVNWLKQHKEER, from the coding sequence ATATTAACTGTCGATGAGAATCTGGCCATTAAGTCATTAATGCGAATATTAAAAAAAGCAGCAATTCTTGTTTACCCTTATGATTTTCCAAATGGTTTATATCACCATCAATGGTTTGATTTTCTCGACAGTAAAGTGGATCAACCTCTGTTTAGTGAACAGATCCGTGATTATTTAATTAAAGTTGATTATCGACCTAATGAACATTTCAATTCGAATTTGAATCATTTGGCGATAGCAGCCGCTGTGAATTGGTTGAAACAGCATAAGGAAGAAAGATAA
- a CDS encoding anaerobic sulfatase maturase: protein MKNNDFVLQAAPQFNGKASKRMHLMAKPIGAACNLDCDYCYYLSKQDLLEYKKGCTPTLSEENLETYIRMYIEGQNTPEIIFSWQGGEATMLGVSFFEKIVELQKKYKPSGIKISNDLQTNGMLLNDKWCEFLKKNNFLVGISIDGPQMMHDAYRTTRSGKGTFKQVMASIELLHQYEIPFATLTCVNNLTSRNPLEVYRFLRDEVRSPQMQFIPIVETKSFRETAPNTWSVDERLTQGDKRLLPSSKDSVVESFCVSDQAWGNFLIAIFNEWICNDLGNVFVQYFEAFLEAWMGNQNPLCTLGEMCGKGLAMEPNGDVYTCDHYVYSEYKVGNIQDSNLSEMAYSVSQQKFGLAKSKTLPTQCQKCDYKFACFGECPKNRFIKTKDGEEGLNYLCAGWNKFYQHADAGFAFILRRLGKPVAHGKHSDALLKQVGIK, encoded by the coding sequence ATGAAAAATAACGATTTTGTTCTTCAAGCTGCGCCACAATTTAACGGAAAAGCGTCTAAGCGCATGCATTTGATGGCTAAGCCGATTGGCGCTGCTTGTAATTTAGATTGTGATTACTGTTATTACCTTAGTAAGCAGGATCTTCTCGAATATAAAAAAGGCTGTACGCCAACGCTAAGTGAAGAAAACTTAGAAACCTATATTCGTATGTATATTGAAGGACAAAATACACCTGAAATCATCTTCTCTTGGCAAGGTGGTGAAGCAACCATGTTAGGTGTTTCATTCTTTGAAAAAATTGTTGAATTACAGAAAAAATATAAGCCATCTGGTATTAAGATTTCTAATGATTTACAAACTAATGGCATGCTTTTAAATGATAAATGGTGTGAGTTCTTAAAAAAGAATAATTTCTTAGTGGGTATTAGTATTGATGGCCCTCAAATGATGCATGATGCCTACAGAACAACTCGTTCAGGCAAAGGTACATTTAAACAAGTAATGGCATCGATTGAACTTCTACATCAATATGAAATCCCTTTTGCTACCTTAACTTGTGTCAATAACTTAACGAGTCGTAATCCTTTGGAAGTGTATCGCTTTTTACGCGACGAAGTAAGATCACCTCAAATGCAGTTCATTCCAATCGTTGAAACTAAAAGTTTTCGTGAAACAGCACCTAATACTTGGTCTGTTGATGAACGCTTAACTCAAGGGGATAAACGATTATTACCTAGTTCAAAAGATTCTGTTGTTGAATCATTTTGTGTTTCAGATCAGGCTTGGGGTAACTTCCTGATTGCCATCTTTAATGAGTGGATCTGTAACGATTTAGGTAACGTCTTTGTTCAATACTTTGAAGCTTTTTTGGAAGCATGGATGGGGAATCAAAACCCACTTTGCACGCTTGGGGAGATGTGCGGTAAAGGGTTGGCAATGGAACCAAATGGTGATGTTTATACCTGTGACCACTATGTTTACTCTGAATATAAAGTCGGTAATATTCAAGACAGTAATTTAAGTGAGATGGCATATTCAGTGTCCCAACAAAAGTTTGGTTTAGCTAAATCTAAAACGCTGCCAACTCAATGTCAAAAATGTGATTATAAATTCGCTTGTTTTGGTGAGTGTCCCAAAAATCGATTTATTAAAACTAAAGACGGTGAAGAGGGGCTTAACTATCTTTGTGCGGGTTGGAATAAATTTTATCAACACGCCGATGCTGGTTTCGCTTTTATATTAAGACGTCTGGGTAAACCTGTCGCACATGGTAAACACAGTGATGCGCTTTTAAAGCAAGTTGGTATTAAATAA